The Polyangiaceae bacterium genome includes a region encoding these proteins:
- a CDS encoding CPXCG motif-containing cysteine-rich protein, with product MPHDCGARVQLVPSFECPYCGEPTDAFPDLDGGERQILIEDCVVCCRPIRVVATYSEASGEFGIEASAA from the coding sequence CTGCCACACGATTGCGGTGCTAGAGTACAGCTAGTGCCGAGCTTCGAGTGCCCCTACTGCGGCGAGCCGACGGACGCGTTCCCGGATCTCGACGGCGGGGAGCGACAGATACTGATCGAGGACTGCGTGGTGTGCTGCCGCCCCATTCGAGTCGTCGCTACCTACTCCGAGGCGAGCGGGGAGTTCGGGATCGAGGCGAGCGCCGCCTAG
- a CDS encoding hemolysin III family protein — MSSEVATGTNRAEIANSVSHGLGLLAALAALPLLVTSAARRGSVAAVVGASVFSATLVLLYLCSTLYHALPGPKAKRVLRVLDHAAIFLLIAGTYTPFTLGVLSGVWGQSLLTVVWVLAIAGVVLEVVGGMRFPRLSMALYLGMGWLVLTAIRPLWQLMEPWGLFWLIAGGLAYTSGVAFYAAKRLPHAHLVWHLFVIAGSACHTIAVLEYS, encoded by the coding sequence ATGAGCTCCGAGGTCGCGACCGGGACGAACCGCGCAGAAATCGCCAACAGCGTGAGCCACGGGCTCGGCCTCTTGGCGGCGCTGGCCGCGCTGCCGCTGCTCGTGACGAGCGCCGCTCGGCGCGGGTCCGTCGCGGCCGTCGTGGGCGCGAGCGTGTTTTCGGCCACGCTGGTGCTGCTCTACCTGTGCTCGACCCTGTACCACGCGCTGCCGGGGCCCAAGGCGAAGCGCGTGCTTCGGGTGCTCGATCACGCGGCGATCTTCCTGCTCATCGCGGGCACCTACACGCCGTTCACGCTGGGCGTGCTGAGCGGTGTTTGGGGCCAGTCGCTGCTCACAGTGGTGTGGGTGCTGGCCATCGCCGGGGTCGTTCTCGAGGTGGTCGGCGGCATGCGTTTCCCGCGGCTGTCGATGGCGCTGTACCTCGGCATGGGTTGGTTGGTGTTGACGGCGATCCGTCCGCTCTGGCAGCTGATGGAGCCGTGGGGGTTGTTCTGGTTGATCGCGGGCGGTCTCGCCTACACCTCGGGGGTGGCCTTCTACGCCGCCAAGCGCCTGCCTCACGCGCACCTGGTCTGGCACCTGTTCGTGATCGCGGGCAGCGCCTGCCACACGATTGCGGTGCTAGAGTACAGCTAG
- a CDS encoding acyltransferase: MKTADLLTQSLAPIALGLLLPLGLLAHSGCTKKDEPPPPLPSAAPVATPAAPLVLEVEDAGEDVSDADADAKKVGGGSSASMKKCCQAISQNAESAPEPTKTYMKQLAAACFAAAGSGQGWSGGGFSCK, translated from the coding sequence ATGAAGACGGCAGATCTCCTGACCCAGTCGCTCGCCCCCATCGCGCTCGGGCTGCTCCTTCCGCTGGGGTTGCTGGCGCACTCCGGCTGCACCAAGAAGGACGAACCGCCGCCGCCGCTGCCTTCCGCCGCGCCGGTCGCCACGCCGGCCGCTCCGCTGGTGCTCGAGGTCGAGGACGCGGGGGAAGACGTCAGCGACGCGGATGCCGACGCCAAGAAGGTCGGGGGCGGGAGCTCGGCCAGCATGAAGAAGTGCTGCCAGGCGATCTCGCAGAACGCCGAGAGCGCGCCGGAGCCGACCAAGACGTACATGAAGCAGCTGGCCGCGGCGTGCTTCGCCGCCGCCGGTTCGGGTCAGGGCTGGAGCGGCGGCGGCTTCAGCTGCAAGTGA
- a CDS encoding sel1 repeat family protein, with product MSKPELEPEDPSEAAPRDLDASAAKPVTRRAPPSRLPAKESVARPPWVPFALGLLVGALAGLSTWALAPAAPKSLNQALAARCDKGDKLACRQLGLSHQVGLEAERDAKLAAELFERACNADDAPACLHLAKLLEAGQGGKLDAARVLGLYERACQGSEGEACATLGKRHEKGRGVPKDPAKAVELFQRGCDLGSAEACGGLALAKFIGMGTEANVEQAVALFQKACDGGDAEGCHGFGRMLLGGRGMPKDEARAVQLFERACDGGSVMGCRALGLLYTDGSSGVTADLARARQLFERGCALGDQLSCERVERPAARPRE from the coding sequence GTGTCGAAGCCCGAGCTCGAGCCCGAAGACCCCAGCGAAGCAGCGCCGCGAGATCTCGACGCCTCAGCCGCGAAGCCGGTGACCCGTCGCGCCCCGCCGTCCCGGTTGCCGGCGAAGGAGTCGGTGGCCCGACCCCCGTGGGTGCCGTTCGCGCTCGGCCTGCTGGTCGGCGCATTGGCGGGACTGTCTACCTGGGCGCTCGCACCTGCCGCGCCGAAGAGCCTGAACCAGGCGCTCGCCGCCCGCTGCGACAAGGGCGACAAGCTCGCCTGCCGGCAGCTCGGGCTCTCGCACCAAGTCGGTCTCGAGGCCGAGCGCGACGCCAAGCTCGCGGCCGAGCTGTTCGAACGCGCCTGCAACGCCGACGACGCGCCCGCGTGCCTGCACCTCGCCAAGCTGCTGGAGGCGGGGCAGGGCGGCAAGCTGGATGCGGCTCGCGTGCTCGGCCTGTACGAGCGGGCCTGTCAGGGCTCCGAAGGCGAAGCCTGTGCGACCCTCGGCAAGCGCCACGAAAAGGGGCGCGGCGTCCCGAAGGACCCGGCGAAGGCCGTCGAGCTCTTCCAGAGAGGCTGCGATCTGGGCAGCGCGGAGGCGTGCGGCGGGCTCGCGCTCGCCAAGTTCATCGGCATGGGCACCGAGGCGAACGTGGAGCAGGCCGTCGCGCTGTTCCAGAAGGCCTGCGACGGCGGCGACGCCGAAGGCTGCCACGGCTTCGGACGCATGTTGCTCGGCGGTCGCGGCATGCCCAAGGACGAGGCGCGGGCGGTCCAGCTCTTCGAGCGGGCTTGCGACGGGGGCTCGGTGATGGGGTGCCGCGCGCTCGGGCTCCTCTACACCGACGGCTCGAGCGGCGTGACGGCCGACCTGGCCCGGGCCCGCCAGCTGTTCGAGCGCGGCTGCGCCCTCGGCGATCAGCTGTCGTGCGAGCGGGTGGAGCGCCCAGCTGCGCGGCCGCGGGAGTGA
- a CDS encoding 1-acyl-sn-glycerol-3-phosphate acyltransferase, translating to MRPEHRERARIEAATRVVDRHVATLRPPEEVGLEALVNDTLYHERRRLERERGGDPRLAADHAFYQKVQRRLRHASARDLREMLDQIALRFASEIVGNFDDRVYRLSTTVVPTGLSVLLTAMSPRKLSSLGSLRHGLSDHVQIQGSVDHVRKLLDKGTLVVVPTHSSHLDSIVLGYAVHLMGLPPLLYGAGLNLFNNPVTSFFMNNLGAYRVDRKKTAALYKDVLKEFATVALELDYNNLFFPGGTRSRSGAVEQKLKRGLLGTAVRAYVGNLQSHRDKPNLYVVPCTISYKLGLEAETLIDDHLKEVGKNRYIIEDDEFSRPRQVLNFMSNLVSLDSRVVITFSRPLDFVGNYVDEDGRSLDPRGRLVDAASYVSDAGDPVHDHQRDEEYTNELSAAIAREFLRDNVAMSTHVVGYALLDMLQRDNPEMDLYRLLRTGGRSPSVTRADLARETERVIDALRRSTRGPRLADELSRDPELVVDDALRAFGSYHAHPAAVRRGERVFHEDRNLLLYYGNRLRGYDLSRSRLGPSATAGAEGAAA from the coding sequence ATGCGACCCGAGCACCGCGAGCGCGCCCGCATCGAAGCTGCCACGCGTGTCGTCGATCGGCACGTGGCAACGCTGCGTCCGCCCGAAGAGGTGGGCCTCGAAGCCTTGGTCAACGACACGCTCTACCACGAACGCCGCCGGCTCGAGCGCGAGCGCGGCGGCGATCCGCGACTCGCCGCCGACCACGCCTTCTACCAGAAGGTGCAGCGTCGGCTGCGCCACGCCTCGGCGCGGGATCTCCGGGAGATGCTCGACCAAATCGCGCTGCGTTTCGCCTCGGAGATCGTCGGCAACTTCGACGACCGCGTCTACAGGTTGTCCACCACCGTCGTGCCCACCGGCCTGAGCGTGCTCTTGACGGCGATGTCGCCGCGCAAGCTGAGCTCGCTGGGCTCGCTCCGACACGGGCTGTCCGATCACGTGCAGATCCAGGGCTCGGTCGATCACGTGCGCAAGCTCCTCGACAAGGGCACGCTGGTCGTGGTCCCCACGCACTCGTCCCATCTGGACAGCATCGTGCTGGGCTACGCCGTCCACTTGATGGGCTTGCCCCCGCTGCTCTACGGCGCGGGGCTGAACCTGTTCAACAACCCGGTGACGTCGTTCTTCATGAACAACCTCGGCGCCTACCGCGTGGACCGCAAGAAGACCGCCGCGCTCTACAAGGACGTGCTGAAGGAGTTCGCCACCGTCGCGCTCGAGCTCGACTACAACAACCTCTTCTTCCCCGGCGGCACGCGCTCGCGCAGCGGCGCCGTGGAGCAGAAGCTCAAGCGCGGCCTGCTCGGGACGGCCGTGCGCGCCTACGTCGGCAACCTCCAGAGCCACCGCGACAAGCCCAATTTGTACGTCGTCCCCTGCACCATCTCCTACAAGCTGGGGCTCGAGGCGGAGACGCTGATCGACGACCACCTGAAGGAGGTCGGGAAGAACCGCTACATCATCGAGGACGACGAGTTCAGCCGACCGCGCCAGGTGCTGAACTTCATGTCGAACCTGGTGTCGCTCGACAGCCGCGTGGTGATCACCTTCAGCCGGCCCCTGGACTTCGTCGGCAACTACGTGGACGAGGACGGCCGGAGCCTCGACCCCCGCGGCCGGCTGGTCGACGCGGCTTCCTACGTGAGCGACGCCGGCGACCCGGTCCACGACCACCAGCGCGACGAGGAGTACACGAACGAGCTCAGCGCGGCCATCGCTCGGGAGTTCCTGCGCGACAACGTCGCGATGAGCACCCACGTGGTCGGGTACGCGCTGCTCGACATGCTGCAGCGGGACAACCCCGAGATGGACCTCTACCGCCTGCTCAGGACCGGCGGCAGATCCCCGAGCGTCACCCGGGCCGACCTCGCGCGGGAGACCGAGCGGGTGATCGACGCGCTCCGGCGCTCGACGCGCGGCCCGCGGCTCGCGGACGAGCTCTCCCGAGACCCCGAGCTCGTCGTGGACGACGCGCTGCGCGCATTTGGCAGCTACCACGCGCATCCCGCCGCGGTGCGCCGCGGCGAGCGGGTCTTCCACGAGGATCGCAACCTCTTACTCTATTACGGCAACCGCCTGCGCGGCTACGACCTCTCGCGCTCGCGGCTCGGGCCGAGCGCAACGGCCGGTGCCGAGGGAGCCGCAGCATGA
- a CDS encoding NAD(P)-dependent glycerol-3-phosphate dehydrogenase yields MTTDSCIGVIGAGNWGTTLAKVLGENGKRTLLWARREELCREINETRQNSAYLPGFTLPESVEATHDLKHICQSASLLIAVVPSHTMRETARELGNHLNGEHVVVHATKGIEQGSFKRMSEVLREETCLRKIGVISGPNLAKELAARQPTGTLVASRYDEVFTRTHAALHNDYFRVYQGRDVVGAEIGGGFKNIIALAAGVAAGLGLGDNTKALLLTRGLSEMARFGVAMGAEVMTFGGMAGMGDLIATCSSPLSRNHQVGARLARGEKLEDIQRDMRMVAEGVKMAKAAHDFAKKKRIDLPIVAAVYHLLYEHHEVPLLLKELMSIPAGPEFAALTV; encoded by the coding sequence ATGACGACCGACAGCTGTATCGGCGTAATCGGCGCCGGTAACTGGGGCACCACGCTGGCCAAGGTGCTCGGCGAGAACGGCAAACGCACCTTGCTCTGGGCGCGGCGCGAGGAGCTGTGCCGCGAGATCAACGAGACTCGCCAGAACTCCGCTTATCTGCCCGGCTTCACCCTGCCCGAGAGCGTCGAGGCAACGCACGACCTGAAGCACATCTGCCAGAGCGCGTCGCTCCTGATCGCCGTGGTACCGTCGCACACCATGCGCGAGACCGCGCGGGAGCTCGGAAACCACCTGAACGGCGAGCACGTGGTCGTTCACGCCACCAAGGGCATCGAGCAAGGCAGCTTCAAGCGCATGAGCGAGGTGCTGCGCGAGGAGACGTGCCTCAGGAAGATCGGCGTGATCAGCGGCCCCAACCTGGCCAAGGAGCTGGCGGCGCGCCAGCCCACGGGCACGCTGGTCGCCAGCCGCTACGACGAGGTGTTCACGCGCACCCACGCTGCTCTGCACAACGACTACTTCCGCGTCTATCAGGGCCGCGACGTCGTCGGCGCGGAGATCGGCGGCGGCTTCAAGAACATCATCGCGTTGGCCGCCGGCGTGGCCGCCGGCCTCGGGCTCGGGGACAACACCAAGGCGCTGCTCCTGACCCGTGGCCTGTCGGAGATGGCGCGTTTCGGCGTGGCCATGGGCGCGGAGGTGATGACCTTCGGCGGCATGGCCGGCATGGGTGATCTGATCGCGACCTGCTCGTCGCCGCTCTCACGCAACCACCAAGTGGGCGCCCGGCTCGCCCGGGGCGAGAAGCTGGAGGACATCCAGCGCGACATGCGCATGGTGGCCGAAGGCGTGAAGATGGCGAAAGCCGCCCACGACTTCGCCAAGAAGAAGCGCATCGACCTGCCCATCGTCGCGGCCGTCTACCACCTGCTCTACGAGCACCACGAGGTGCCGCTCCTGCTCAAGGAGCTGATGAGCATCCCCGCCGGCCCGGAGTTCGCGGCGCTCACGGTCTAA
- a CDS encoding 1-acyl-sn-glycerol-3-phosphate acyltransferase, which translates to MTLWHLSRAIAETAWISVPTVVEGALGRLTPETCDRRLDSWSRRLLEHAQIEVTTHGLENAPAGESFVIMSNHQSLYDIPVLFQSLERRLRMVAKTELFRIPVWSTAMRAAGFVEVDRQNRERAIASLNRAKRALAEGTSIWIAPEGTRSDTGKLGPFKKGGFHLALDTGARILPVTVLGTRQVLVARGGTVNPGARVTVTVSAPIDAEHYGEERKEELIAAVRAAIAQHMPEELR; encoded by the coding sequence ATGACGCTGTGGCACCTGAGCCGAGCCATCGCGGAAACGGCCTGGATCTCCGTTCCGACGGTCGTCGAAGGCGCGCTGGGACGGCTCACGCCGGAGACTTGTGATCGGCGTCTCGATTCTTGGTCACGCCGATTGCTCGAGCACGCACAGATCGAGGTCACGACCCATGGGCTCGAGAACGCGCCCGCGGGAGAGAGCTTCGTGATCATGAGCAACCACCAGTCGCTCTACGACATCCCGGTGCTGTTCCAGTCGCTCGAGCGGCGGCTGCGCATGGTGGCGAAGACGGAGCTGTTTCGGATCCCGGTTTGGTCCACCGCGATGCGCGCCGCGGGCTTCGTCGAGGTGGATCGCCAGAACCGCGAGCGGGCCATCGCCAGCCTGAACCGCGCGAAGCGTGCGCTGGCCGAAGGCACCAGCATCTGGATCGCGCCGGAAGGCACCCGCAGCGACACCGGCAAGCTCGGCCCGTTCAAGAAGGGCGGCTTCCACCTGGCCCTCGACACCGGTGCGCGCATCCTGCCCGTCACCGTGCTCGGCACCCGACAGGTGCTGGTGGCGCGAGGCGGGACGGTGAATCCGGGCGCGCGTGTGACGGTGACCGTGAGCGCTCCCATCGACGCCGAGCACTACGGCGAGGAGCGCAAGGAAGAGCTCATCGCGGCGGTGCGCGCGGCCATCGCGCAGCACATGCCGGAAGAGCTCAGATGA
- a CDS encoding zinc-ribbon domain-containing protein: MEVSCTSCPARFAVPDDKVRGRKVRIACKRCGSPIIVDGTALGGAAAAAPGPAAAAPKPAAAAPKPAAAAPKPAGAAPIPAAGAPKPAAAAPKPAAAAPKPAAKPAAAAAPKPAAAAAPKPAVVAAAPKPAATPAPVPRPGAAPAAPRPAATAKPPAEDNDWSALSDGEGKTGTWREPASAVPPSSSVPRPAGAQQPKVGGFAKKTMLGGLEAPRGAAPAPPSTDKLGTARPAVPAPRPSAPEPEEAEPEWTVALTDDQHEEMRTAEVVQLYARGSIDQETFIWADGMEDWKRPWEIPMIAAALAARGLKPKAAISDSEYPMDEPAEEDATIVASADSLMAPSSRGRIPSGVWHEPGRDDNEVGFEDVTVSLDGKSAQDLLASIGGAGAARPAQKSKPELLAEQFDDVPTRLQDEIEAPPPSVGGHDVDDLLSDMDERTLAMQDDFRADSRPLSTADLMTGEDRTIPERHAPATGESFSLENLMGGPAPEAPPGQPQDLFAGVDLAPPPPGRDRPLDSLWEPTSIQQASNPMASPAGISGGYPAALPQMAGPGSLSARGVPQKKSRLGCVLGLLFVLLVIGGGAAASFVLKQPPGLYGADGMPKIPGLSR; the protein is encoded by the coding sequence ATGGAAGTTTCCTGCACGAGCTGCCCGGCGCGATTCGCCGTCCCCGACGACAAAGTCCGAGGCCGCAAGGTGCGGATCGCGTGTAAGCGGTGCGGCTCGCCCATCATCGTGGACGGCACCGCGCTCGGCGGCGCTGCGGCCGCGGCACCCGGCCCCGCCGCCGCCGCCCCCAAACCCGCGGCCGCCGCTCCCAAACCCGCAGCCGCCGCTCCCAAGCCCGCAGGCGCCGCTCCCATACCCGCAGCCGGCGCTCCCAAACCCGCCGCCGCCGCTCCCAAGCCCGCCGCCGCCGCTCCCAAGCCCGCAGCCAAGCCCGCAGCCGCCGCCGCTCCCAAGCCCGCAGCCGCCGCCGCTCCCAAACCCGCGGTCGTGGCCGCCGCTCCCAAGCCGGCGGCGACGCCCGCGCCGGTTCCGAGACCGGGCGCCGCGCCGGCTGCACCGCGGCCTGCCGCGACCGCCAAACCGCCAGCGGAGGACAACGACTGGAGCGCGCTCTCGGATGGCGAGGGAAAGACGGGCACCTGGCGAGAGCCGGCGTCGGCGGTGCCGCCATCGTCCAGCGTGCCGCGTCCCGCCGGGGCTCAGCAACCGAAGGTCGGAGGGTTCGCGAAGAAGACGATGCTGGGCGGGCTCGAGGCGCCCCGAGGCGCAGCGCCAGCCCCGCCGTCCACCGACAAGCTCGGCACCGCGCGTCCGGCCGTGCCCGCGCCGCGACCGAGCGCGCCGGAACCGGAAGAAGCGGAGCCGGAGTGGACGGTGGCGCTCACCGACGATCAACACGAGGAGATGCGAACCGCGGAGGTCGTGCAGCTGTACGCCCGCGGCAGCATCGATCAGGAGACCTTCATCTGGGCCGACGGGATGGAGGACTGGAAGCGGCCCTGGGAAATCCCGATGATCGCCGCGGCGCTCGCGGCTCGCGGCCTGAAGCCCAAAGCGGCCATATCGGACTCGGAGTATCCGATGGACGAGCCGGCCGAAGAGGACGCGACCATCGTCGCGTCCGCCGACTCGCTGATGGCGCCGTCCAGCCGCGGCCGCATCCCGTCCGGGGTTTGGCACGAGCCCGGACGCGACGACAACGAGGTCGGCTTCGAGGACGTGACCGTATCGCTCGACGGCAAGAGCGCCCAGGATCTGCTCGCGTCGATCGGGGGCGCGGGCGCGGCACGACCGGCGCAGAAGTCCAAGCCCGAGCTGCTCGCGGAGCAGTTCGACGACGTGCCGACTCGACTTCAGGACGAGATAGAAGCACCGCCGCCCAGCGTCGGCGGGCATGACGTCGACGATCTCCTGTCGGACATGGACGAACGCACGCTGGCGATGCAGGACGACTTCCGAGCCGACTCGCGTCCGCTGTCGACCGCGGACCTGATGACCGGCGAGGATCGAACGATCCCAGAGCGCCACGCGCCCGCCACCGGCGAGTCGTTCTCGCTGGAGAACCTGATGGGCGGGCCGGCGCCGGAGGCACCGCCGGGACAGCCGCAGGACTTGTTCGCCGGAGTCGACCTCGCCCCGCCGCCGCCGGGACGCGATCGTCCGCTCGACTCGCTCTGGGAGCCGACCAGCATCCAGCAAGCGTCGAACCCGATGGCGTCGCCGGCGGGGATCTCCGGCGGGTATCCCGCCGCTCTTCCGCAGATGGCGGGCCCGGGGTCGCTGTCTGCGAGGGGCGTGCCACAGAAGAAGTCTCGGCTCGGCTGCGTGCTGGGGCTCTTGTTCGTGCTCCTCGTCATCGGCGGCGGCGCCGCGGCCTCGTTCGTCCTGAAGCAACCGCCCGGCCTCTACGGCGCGGACGGGATGCCCAAGATCCCGGGGCTCAGCCGCTGA
- a CDS encoding L,D-transpeptidase, which translates to MAPRLPEILRPVAGFFGVISLLNVAACDGFFGKSDPGAAKVKPENGGVKLDEDDWSGVPVPPEDGPKLAPVAMVVPIYPKPSKQAEVIGYLRVGARVSRSPEPVDRRDCPDGWYAVRPMGFVCAGPDATVKLDHPIAKAINHEPHRNWAMPYRYAFTRAIAPNYLRVPSKDEQFQYEMRLERHLRNWAKLRERWDELTVGANDVPLDEAGYAIGKIPDHAEPLDQSARFGGDGKDEVPWWLVGERRIPNISSFRAPPYAVIANRVKRHTGVALIGTFVAGPEAQNRRFAISTDARLLPADKLKADSGSPFHGYSVRDIGLPVAFARKAGATWWDVKDGKLEKGERLGWREFIPLTGTVKMMQGVRMVEAKSGRWLRSEDLKTAAKPSQLPSWAKKGTKWIDLSIVSQTLTLWEGDRPVYVTLVSSGKDGLGEPGKTLSTPRGTFRIYQKHITTTMDSDVADHEFELRDVPWVMYFKGGYALHGAYWHDDFGRVRSHGCVNLAPIDARFVFMWASPEVPAHWHAAYSTPATEQGTIVYIHP; encoded by the coding sequence ATGGCTCCCCGTCTGCCCGAGATCCTGCGCCCGGTCGCGGGCTTTTTTGGCGTGATTTCTCTGCTGAACGTCGCCGCCTGCGACGGCTTCTTCGGCAAGTCCGATCCCGGCGCCGCCAAGGTGAAGCCGGAGAACGGCGGCGTGAAGCTGGACGAGGACGACTGGTCCGGCGTGCCGGTCCCGCCCGAGGACGGTCCCAAGCTCGCCCCCGTCGCGATGGTGGTGCCCATCTACCCGAAGCCGAGCAAGCAGGCCGAGGTCATCGGCTACCTGCGAGTCGGCGCGCGGGTCTCGCGCTCGCCGGAGCCCGTCGATCGACGCGACTGCCCGGACGGCTGGTACGCCGTACGGCCGATGGGGTTCGTGTGCGCTGGCCCCGATGCCACCGTCAAGCTCGACCACCCCATCGCCAAGGCCATCAACCACGAGCCGCACCGCAACTGGGCCATGCCCTATCGCTACGCGTTCACCCGGGCCATCGCGCCGAACTACCTCCGTGTGCCGAGCAAGGACGAACAGTTCCAGTACGAGATGCGCCTCGAGCGCCACCTGCGCAACTGGGCCAAGCTGCGCGAGCGCTGGGACGAGCTCACCGTGGGCGCCAACGACGTGCCGCTGGACGAGGCCGGCTACGCCATCGGCAAGATCCCGGATCACGCCGAGCCGCTGGATCAGAGCGCGCGCTTCGGCGGCGACGGCAAGGACGAGGTGCCGTGGTGGTTGGTCGGCGAGCGCCGCATCCCGAACATCTCGAGCTTCCGTGCGCCGCCCTACGCCGTCATCGCCAACCGCGTGAAGCGTCACACCGGCGTCGCGCTGATCGGCACGTTCGTCGCCGGGCCCGAGGCCCAGAACCGTCGATTCGCCATCAGCACGGACGCGCGCCTCCTGCCCGCCGACAAGCTCAAGGCGGACAGCGGGTCGCCGTTCCACGGCTACTCGGTGCGCGACATCGGCCTGCCCGTCGCGTTCGCGCGCAAGGCCGGGGCCACCTGGTGGGACGTGAAGGACGGCAAGCTGGAGAAGGGGGAGCGGCTCGGCTGGCGCGAGTTCATCCCGCTCACCGGGACGGTCAAGATGATGCAAGGCGTGCGCATGGTGGAGGCCAAGAGCGGCCGCTGGCTGCGCAGCGAAGATCTGAAGACCGCGGCCAAGCCCAGCCAGCTGCCCTCCTGGGCCAAGAAGGGCACCAAGTGGATCGACCTCAGCATCGTGAGCCAGACGCTCACGCTCTGGGAGGGCGATCGGCCCGTCTACGTCACGCTGGTGTCGAGCGGAAAGGACGGCCTGGGCGAGCCGGGCAAGACGCTGAGCACCCCCCGCGGCACCTTCCGCATCTACCAGAAGCACATCACCACCACGATGGACTCGGACGTGGCCGATCACGAGTTCGAGCTGCGTGACGTGCCCTGGGTCATGTACTTCAAAGGCGGCTACGCCTTGCACGGCGCTTACTGGCACGACGACTTCGGCCGCGTGCGCTCCCACGGCTGCGTGAACCTGGCGCCCATCGACGCGCGCTTCGTGTTCATGTGGGCGAGCCCCGAGGTCCCCGCCCACTGGCACGCCGCGTACTCCACGCCGGCGACCGAACAGGGCACGATCGTGTACATCCACCCCTGA
- a CDS encoding citrate synthase — protein sequence MPAETLTVTDNRTGKTYELPIVDGTIRAMDLRQIRVDDEDFGLMTYDPAFMNTASCRSAVTFIDGDRGILRYRGYPVDQLAERASYLEVAYLLLNGELPSKHELSEFTREITTHTYVHENVRTFIDGFRYDAHPMGMLVATVGALSTFYPEAKHVSDAEIRRMQIVRLIAKMPTLAAWSYRHSVGMPFVYPDNELSYSENFLAMMKRIAEPRFEIQPEIARALDVLFILHADHEQNCSANVMRSIGSSQADPYVAVAGAAAALYGPLHGGANEAVLRMLREIGDVSHVPAFVKEVKSGVGGRLMGFGHRVYKNYDPRARVIKHLADQVFDVVGKKNPLLAVALELEKIALSDDYFVKRKLYPNVDFYSGLIYEALGIPVDMFPVLFAIPRTAGWLAQWEEMLLDKEQKIARPRQIYTGYGEREFVAIEQRREKSVVPPGG from the coding sequence ATGCCTGCAGAAACGCTGACTGTCACCGACAACCGCACCGGCAAGACCTACGAGCTGCCAATCGTGGACGGGACCATCCGCGCGATGGACCTGCGGCAGATCCGCGTCGACGACGAGGATTTCGGCCTGATGACCTACGACCCGGCCTTCATGAACACGGCGTCGTGCCGGTCGGCGGTGACCTTCATCGACGGCGACCGCGGCATCCTGCGCTACCGCGGCTACCCGGTGGACCAGCTGGCCGAGCGCGCCAGCTACCTGGAGGTCGCATACCTCTTGCTCAACGGCGAGCTGCCCAGCAAGCACGAGCTCAGCGAGTTCACCCGCGAGATCACCACGCACACCTACGTGCACGAGAACGTGCGCACGTTCATCGACGGGTTCCGCTACGACGCGCACCCCATGGGCATGCTGGTGGCCACCGTCGGCGCGCTCAGCACCTTCTACCCCGAGGCCAAGCACGTCTCGGACGCCGAGATCCGTCGCATGCAGATCGTTCGGCTGATCGCCAAGATGCCGACCCTCGCGGCCTGGAGCTACCGGCACAGCGTCGGCATGCCGTTCGTCTACCCCGACAACGAGCTCAGCTACTCGGAGAACTTCCTGGCGATGATGAAGCGCATCGCCGAGCCGCGCTTCGAGATCCAGCCGGAGATCGCCCGCGCGCTCGACGTGCTCTTCATTCTGCACGCCGACCACGAGCAGAACTGCTCCGCCAACGTGATGCGCTCCATCGGCAGCTCGCAGGCCGACCCCTACGTGGCGGTCGCCGGCGCGGCGGCTGCGCTCTACGGGCCGCTCCACGGCGGCGCCAACGAGGCCGTGCTGCGCATGCTGCGCGAGATCGGCGACGTCAGCCACGTCCCCGCCTTCGTGAAGGAAGTGAAGAGCGGCGTCGGCGGCCGGCTGATGGGCTTCGGTCACCGCGTGTACAAGAACTACGACCCGCGGGCGCGGGTGATCAAGCACCTGGCCGACCAGGTGTTCGACGTGGTGGGCAAGAAGAACCCGCTGCTCGCCGTGGCGCTCGAGCTGGAGAAAATCGCGCTTTCCGACGACTACTTCGTCAAGCGCAAGCTCTACCCGAACGTCGATTTCTACTCGGGCCTGATCTACGAGGCGCTGGGCATCCCGGTCGACATGTTCCCGGTCTTGTTCGCGATCCCTCGCACCGCCGGCTGGCTGGCGCAGTGGGAAGAAATGCTGCTCGACAAGGAGCAGAAGATCGCCCGCCCACGTCAGATCTACACCGGCTACGGCGAGCGAGAATTCGTCGCCATCGAACAGCGGCGCGAAAAAAGCGTGGTGCCCCCGGGGGGTTGA
- a CDS encoding gamma-glutamylcyclotransferase, whose protein sequence is MILWVYGSLKRGERHHDELGGAELLGHGRTLPRYALSRSGEYPALVAGSEVVSGELYRVTPELLARLDVFEGAGYQRGRVVLEDGREVLAYVASGWTGSPSPTRSSS, encoded by the coding sequence GTGATCTTGTGGGTGTACGGCTCGCTCAAGCGCGGCGAGCGGCACCACGACGAGCTGGGCGGCGCGGAGCTCTTGGGTCACGGACGCACGTTGCCGCGCTACGCGCTATCGCGCAGCGGAGAGTACCCAGCGCTGGTTGCCGGCTCCGAGGTCGTGTCCGGCGAGTTGTACCGCGTGACGCCGGAGCTGCTCGCGCGCCTCGACGTGTTCGAGGGCGCCGGGTACCAACGCGGCCGCGTGGTGCTCGAGGATGGGCGCGAGGTGCTGGCCTACGTCGCCTCGGGTTGGACTGGCTCGCCGAGCCCGACGCGCTCGAGCTCCTGA